One genomic window of Streptomyces sp. NBC_01276 includes the following:
- a CDS encoding ATP-binding cassette domain-containing protein: MSTSSRGDGHPSPIAISAVGLRKSYGDKTVLDGVDLAVAEGTVFALLGPNGAGKTTAVKILSTLITADAGQARVGGHDLTTDPQAVRATIGVTGQFSAVDGLITGEENMLLMADLHHLPKHEGRRVAAELLERFDLTAAANKPASTYSGGMKRRLDIAMTLVGGPRIIFLDEPTTGLDPRSRHTMWQIIRELVTGGVTVFLTTQYLEEADQLANRIAVLNGGRIAAEGTAEQLKRLVPGGHVRLRFTDPTAYRAATLALPTATGDDESLTLQVPSGGTQRELRTLLDHLHTAGIEADELTVHTPDLDDVFFALTDGATVPHQPTEATR; the protein is encoded by the coding sequence ATGTCCACCTCAAGCCGCGGCGACGGGCACCCGTCCCCGATCGCGATCTCCGCCGTCGGGCTGCGCAAGTCCTACGGCGACAAGACCGTCCTCGACGGAGTCGACCTGGCCGTCGCCGAAGGAACCGTCTTCGCCCTGCTCGGGCCGAACGGCGCGGGCAAGACCACCGCCGTGAAGATCCTCTCCACGCTCATCACCGCCGACGCCGGGCAGGCCCGCGTCGGGGGCCACGACCTGACCACCGACCCCCAGGCCGTCCGCGCCACCATCGGTGTCACCGGCCAGTTCTCCGCCGTCGACGGACTGATCACCGGCGAGGAGAACATGCTCCTCATGGCGGACCTGCACCACCTGCCCAAACACGAGGGCCGGCGGGTCGCCGCCGAGCTCCTGGAACGCTTCGACCTCACCGCCGCGGCGAACAAGCCCGCCTCCACCTACTCCGGCGGCATGAAACGCCGCCTGGACATCGCCATGACCCTGGTCGGCGGCCCCCGCATCATCTTCCTCGACGAACCCACCACCGGCCTCGACCCGCGCTCCCGCCACACCATGTGGCAGATCATCCGCGAACTGGTCACCGGCGGCGTCACCGTCTTCCTCACCACCCAGTACCTGGAGGAGGCAGACCAGCTCGCCAACCGCATCGCGGTCCTCAACGGCGGCCGGATCGCCGCCGAAGGCACCGCCGAACAGCTCAAGCGCCTCGTCCCCGGCGGACACGTACGCCTGCGCTTCACCGACCCCACCGCCTACCGCGCCGCCACCCTCGCCCTCCCCACGGCCACCGGGGACGACGAATCCCTCACCCTGCAGGTCCCCAGCGGCGGCACCCAGCGCGAACTGCGCACCCTCCTCGACCACCTGCACACCGCCGGCATCGAAGCCGACGAACTCACCGTCCACACCCCCGACCTCGACGACGTCTTCTTCGCCCTCACCGACGGCGCGACCGTCCCCCACCAGCCGACGGAGGCCACCCGATGA
- a CDS encoding MerR family transcriptional regulator produces the protein MKISELSRRTGVPVASIKYFLRQGLLPAGRATAATLAEYGEEHAQRLRLIKALTTLGGLSIAATRDVLGAIDQAHTSEGALGAVSYALPVPVAGQSAAADEAEAEAAATAEAEVSELLAALDWRAPDTSPHVEGLAVALKELRRLDAQYAPGELAAYARLAESVARLDLERAAGLDDPVALAERAVIVFAICAPVFELLRRLAQEDQVRRRVAAEGTAFRTGGGPTAPEPQDGSPATSGRC, from the coding sequence ATGAAGATCTCGGAGCTCAGCCGGCGGACCGGCGTACCGGTCGCCAGCATCAAGTACTTCCTACGGCAGGGGCTGCTGCCCGCCGGCCGGGCGACCGCCGCGACCCTCGCCGAGTACGGGGAGGAGCACGCGCAGCGACTGCGCCTGATCAAGGCGCTGACCACGCTCGGCGGCCTCTCCATCGCCGCCACCCGTGACGTGCTCGGGGCCATCGACCAGGCCCACACCTCCGAGGGCGCCCTCGGCGCGGTCAGCTACGCCCTTCCGGTGCCGGTGGCGGGCCAGAGCGCCGCGGCCGACGAGGCGGAGGCCGAGGCAGCGGCGACCGCCGAGGCCGAGGTGTCGGAGCTGCTCGCGGCCCTGGACTGGCGGGCGCCGGACACGTCGCCGCACGTGGAGGGGCTCGCGGTGGCGCTGAAGGAGCTGCGGCGGCTGGACGCGCAGTACGCCCCGGGCGAGCTCGCCGCCTACGCGAGGCTGGCCGAGTCGGTGGCCCGGCTGGACCTGGAGCGGGCGGCGGGCCTCGACGACCCGGTGGCGCTGGCCGAGCGGGCGGTCATCGTCTTCGCGATCTGCGCCCCGGTGTTCGAGCTGCTGCGGCGCCTCGCCCAGGAGGACCAGGTCCGGCGCCGGGTCGCGGCCGAGGGGACGGCCTTCCGGACGGGCGGGGGGCCGACGGCCCCCGAGCCGCAGGACGGCTCGCCCGCTACTTCGGGTCGGTGTTGA
- a CDS encoding DUF4097 domain-containing protein, whose amino-acid sequence MPSFDTPEPVSVTARVEAGSIQFTAGDRLDTVVEVRPRDPKRDLDVRTADQTEVTYTGGVLTVRTPKSNLLGRTGTVDLTVELPTGSRIDTTGAWTQVVGEGRLGEVRVKTSSGDVRLDTTGPLKLTASHGSITVDRIEGTAEITTSSGSLRVGVVDGPAVLKNSHGTTTVGAANGELRVSGANGDIEIRRAEGSVTATTAHGTLRVGEVARGTVQLETSYGAIEVGVREGTAAWLDVNSGSGQVRNSLTASETPGEAEDTVKIRARTRYGNIDVRRAKA is encoded by the coding sequence ATGCCTTCTTTCGACACTCCCGAACCGGTCTCGGTCACCGCACGCGTGGAGGCCGGTTCCATCCAGTTCACCGCGGGCGACCGCCTCGACACGGTCGTCGAGGTACGGCCCCGCGACCCGAAGCGGGACCTCGACGTACGGACGGCCGACCAGACCGAAGTCACGTACACGGGCGGCGTGCTGACCGTCAGGACTCCCAAGTCCAACCTGCTCGGCCGTACCGGAACCGTCGATCTGACGGTCGAACTCCCCACGGGCTCACGCATCGACACGACCGGTGCCTGGACCCAGGTGGTCGGCGAGGGCCGGCTCGGCGAGGTCCGCGTGAAGACCTCGTCGGGCGACGTCCGCCTCGACACGACCGGCCCGCTGAAGCTGACCGCCTCACACGGCTCGATCACCGTGGACCGGATCGAGGGCACGGCCGAGATCACCACCAGCTCCGGCAGCCTGCGCGTCGGCGTCGTCGACGGCCCCGCCGTCCTGAAGAACTCGCACGGCACCACGACCGTCGGCGCCGCCAACGGCGAGCTGCGGGTGAGCGGTGCCAACGGCGACATCGAGATCCGCCGGGCCGAGGGTTCGGTCACCGCCACCACCGCCCACGGCACCCTGCGCGTGGGCGAGGTGGCCCGCGGCACCGTCCAGTTGGAGACCTCCTACGGGGCCATCGAGGTCGGCGTCCGCGAGGGCACGGCCGCCTGGCTCGACGTCAACTCGGGCTCCGGCCAGGTGCGCAACTCGCTCACCGCGTCCGAGACCCCGGGGGAGGCCGAGGACACCGTGAAGATCCGCGCCCGCACCCGGTACGGCAACATCGACGTCCGCCGCGCCAAGGCCTGA
- a CDS encoding TetR/AcrR family transcriptional regulator, whose amino-acid sequence MGRPKQFDPDVAVERAMGVFWRKGYAATTPQDLVDEIGIGKGSLYNAFGSKHALFERALARYRDSQAAWLEALLDHPGSARDRLRGALEALVELDLGDPDRRGCMAVNTAAESAPSDPGTADTVRMMFARTESAFRATVEAGQRAGEIDGGRDAAAVAAWLLATVIGMRVLAKTDRDGTQLRRVVDAAMGAL is encoded by the coding sequence ATGGGCAGGCCGAAGCAGTTCGATCCGGACGTGGCGGTGGAGCGCGCGATGGGCGTGTTCTGGCGCAAGGGGTACGCGGCGACGACGCCTCAGGACCTCGTGGACGAGATCGGCATCGGCAAGGGCAGCCTCTACAACGCCTTCGGCAGCAAGCACGCCCTTTTCGAGCGGGCCCTCGCGCGCTACCGGGACTCGCAGGCCGCATGGCTGGAGGCGCTCCTCGACCATCCCGGCTCGGCGAGGGACCGGCTGCGCGGCGCACTGGAGGCACTGGTCGAACTCGACCTGGGCGACCCGGACCGACGCGGATGCATGGCGGTCAACACCGCCGCCGAGTCCGCCCCCTCGGACCCCGGTACGGCCGACACCGTACGCATGATGTTCGCGCGGACGGAGAGCGCGTTCCGGGCGACCGTCGAGGCGGGCCAGCGGGCCGGCGAGATCGACGGCGGGCGCGACGCGGCGGCGGTGGCCGCCTGGCTGCTCGCGACGGTGATCGGCATGCGGGTGCTGGCGAAGACCGACCGGGACGGCACGCAGTTGCGGCGGGTCGTGGACGCGGCGATGGGCGCTCTGTAG
- a CDS encoding 2-phosphosulfolactate phosphatase — protein MDARFLGISDLAGTPSVAVVIDVMRAYTVAAWAFARGAEKIVLAESLDDALALKARHPDWVALKDGPAAPGFDLVNSPGLLRSADLAGRTVVQKTTAGTVGALAVKDASLVLCAGFVVAEATARLLRTRGCDSVTFVVTGEDGRADEDLACAQYIAGRATGSGTDPAGFLRRAGGSRAASELAEGVRLGVHPDDVALCLDLDRFPFAMVATQEDSLMVLRPYAVPPPADGASPSEVGRATAAGNVTT, from the coding sequence ATGGACGCTCGATTCCTCGGCATCTCCGATCTGGCCGGAACCCCTTCCGTGGCGGTCGTGATCGACGTCATGCGCGCCTACACCGTGGCCGCCTGGGCCTTTGCCCGGGGGGCGGAGAAGATAGTTCTGGCCGAGTCCCTGGACGACGCCCTGGCGCTCAAGGCCCGTCACCCGGATTGGGTGGCGCTCAAGGACGGTCCGGCCGCGCCCGGGTTCGACCTGGTCAACTCGCCCGGCCTGCTGCGCTCGGCCGACCTGGCCGGACGGACCGTGGTGCAGAAGACCACGGCGGGGACGGTCGGCGCCCTCGCGGTCAAGGACGCGTCGCTGGTGCTGTGCGCCGGCTTCGTGGTGGCGGAGGCAACGGCCCGGCTCCTGCGGACACGCGGGTGCGACAGCGTCACGTTCGTGGTCACCGGCGAGGACGGCCGGGCCGATGAGGACCTGGCCTGCGCCCAGTACATCGCCGGGCGGGCCACCGGGTCCGGGACGGACCCGGCCGGATTCCTCCGCCGCGCCGGCGGGTCACGCGCCGCCTCCGAGCTGGCCGAGGGTGTGCGCCTGGGAGTCCATCCGGACGACGTCGCACTCTGTCTCGATCTCGACCGCTTCCCCTTCGCCATGGTGGCGACCCAGGAAGACTCCCTCATGGTCCTCCGCCCGTACGCGGTGCCTCCGCCCGCCGACGGGGCTTCGCCCTCCGAGGTGGGCCGGGCGACGGCCGCCGGCAACGTGACGACCTGA
- a CDS encoding YhgE/Pip domain-containing protein: MPQPTPPSVLRRPRLWIGTGLIAAVVSILFALLYVGGNVNPRGNLRDLPVALVNADSGADAGGRHVNLGDQVVSGIQKAAEGDKSFDWQVVSREEADKRLGRGKVFGALVIPKDFSATVAALTSPQPAPQGKATPPTLTVLTNQAAGSIGSSMSSQAAQKAAHTASAHIGQELLKQAAAQKAPLPTAAQLKLADPVTVTVADGHPVGSRSAMGLSAFYYALVLVVCGMLGANVVNSQVDTALGYLHTDFGPFRKREPVQHTSRVRTLAIGTALMLGLSLVMGTLVEVATVGILDMDASHLGLLWLYSVSTIAVVGIGSLALFAAFGTPGMLLATIVFVAMAVPSSGATVPVQALPGFFRALSEFEPLRQITEGLRSLLYYGAQADAGLARAWASMGIALVAALAFGFAVTRLYDRRGLHRIPHPADGSEPAAPEASAPATA; this comes from the coding sequence ATGCCTCAACCCACGCCCCCCTCCGTTCTCCGCCGACCCCGGCTGTGGATCGGAACGGGACTCATCGCCGCAGTGGTCTCGATCCTGTTCGCCCTGCTCTACGTGGGCGGCAACGTCAATCCCAGGGGCAACCTGCGCGACCTGCCGGTGGCGCTGGTCAACGCCGACAGCGGCGCCGACGCGGGCGGCCGCCACGTCAACCTGGGCGACCAGGTCGTCTCGGGGATCCAGAAGGCCGCCGAGGGCGACAAGAGCTTCGACTGGCAGGTCGTCAGCCGCGAGGAGGCCGACAAGCGGCTCGGCCGGGGCAAGGTCTTCGGCGCCCTCGTCATACCCAAGGACTTCTCCGCCACGGTGGCCGCGCTCACCTCCCCGCAGCCCGCGCCCCAGGGCAAGGCCACCCCGCCGACCCTGACCGTGCTGACGAACCAGGCCGCCGGCAGCATCGGCTCCTCGATGTCCTCCCAGGCCGCCCAGAAGGCCGCCCACACCGCCTCCGCCCACATAGGCCAGGAACTCCTCAAGCAGGCCGCGGCCCAGAAGGCCCCGCTCCCGACGGCCGCCCAGCTGAAGCTGGCGGACCCGGTGACCGTCACCGTCGCCGACGGCCACCCCGTCGGTTCCCGCAGCGCCATGGGCCTGAGCGCCTTCTACTACGCACTGGTCCTGGTCGTCTGCGGCATGCTCGGCGCCAACGTGGTCAACTCCCAGGTCGACACCGCGCTCGGCTACCTGCACACCGACTTCGGCCCGTTCCGCAAGCGCGAACCCGTCCAGCACACCAGCCGCGTCCGCACGCTCGCCATCGGCACGGCGCTCATGCTCGGACTCTCCCTGGTCATGGGCACCCTGGTCGAGGTCGCCACGGTCGGCATCCTCGACATGGACGCCTCCCACCTCGGCCTGCTGTGGCTCTACTCGGTCTCGACCATCGCGGTCGTCGGCATCGGCAGCCTGGCCCTGTTCGCGGCCTTCGGCACCCCCGGCATGCTGCTGGCCACCATCGTCTTCGTCGCCATGGCCGTCCCCTCCTCCGGCGCCACCGTGCCGGTCCAGGCACTGCCCGGGTTCTTCCGTGCCCTCTCCGAATTCGAGCCGCTGCGCCAGATCACCGAGGGCCTGCGGTCCCTGCTGTACTACGGCGCCCAGGCCGACGCGGGGCTGGCCCGGGCGTGGGCCTCCATGGGCATCGCCCTGGTCGCCGCACTGGCCTTCGGCTTCGCCGTCACCCGCCTCTACGACCGCAGGGGGCTGCACCGCATCCCCCACCCCGCCGACGGATCGGAGCCCGCGGCCCCGGAGGCCTCGGCACCCGCCACGGCCTGA
- a CDS encoding 4'-phosphopantetheinyl transferase superfamily protein, with translation MPEQPSADAERPERPVQSSLEPACPPPGWAVSDWPAVRPVPAEGALDLWLLHVSDAGLRSVVLDRSPLDEEERARVAAFVYPADRDRYVAAHLTLRRVLCAYRGVTPAELTFARQSCPCCGGPHGRPVLAGPGGPHFSMSHTGGLVLIAVAGRPVGVDVERLPAPHKATTVGEVLHPAEQREIHAAPPSLRPAVFARLWARKEAYLKGLGTGVGRGPDLDYLGNPAPGAPARPPGWTVKDVPVGPEHAAALALSRPAGGPDLVVRSHFLGSLDRAAPLTLNGVPTGADFTRPLPGRGAPTESRMTGR, from the coding sequence GTGCCCGAACAGCCGTCCGCCGATGCCGAGAGACCGGAGCGCCCCGTGCAGTCCTCCCTGGAGCCCGCCTGCCCGCCGCCGGGCTGGGCCGTCTCGGACTGGCCCGCGGTGCGGCCCGTGCCGGCCGAAGGGGCGCTGGACCTGTGGCTGCTGCACGTCTCCGACGCGGGGCTGCGCTCCGTCGTCCTGGACCGGTCCCCGCTGGACGAGGAGGAACGCGCCCGGGTCGCGGCCTTCGTCTACCCGGCCGACCGCGACCGCTACGTGGCCGCGCACCTGACCCTGCGCCGGGTGCTCTGCGCCTACCGGGGCGTCACCCCGGCGGAGCTGACGTTCGCACGCCAGTCCTGCCCGTGCTGCGGCGGACCGCACGGCCGTCCCGTCCTGGCGGGCCCCGGTGGGCCGCACTTCTCGATGTCCCACACCGGCGGCCTGGTGTTGATCGCGGTGGCCGGGCGGCCCGTCGGTGTCGACGTCGAGCGGCTTCCGGCGCCGCACAAGGCCACCACGGTCGGCGAAGTGCTGCACCCGGCGGAGCAGAGGGAGATCCATGCCGCGCCGCCGTCGTTGCGCCCCGCGGTCTTCGCCCGGCTGTGGGCGCGCAAGGAGGCGTACCTGAAGGGACTCGGCACCGGCGTCGGCCGCGGCCCCGACCTGGACTACCTGGGCAACCCCGCACCCGGCGCCCCGGCCCGGCCGCCCGGCTGGACCGTGAAGGACGTACCCGTGGGACCGGAACACGCGGCGGCCCTGGCCCTTTCGCGCCCCGCCGGCGGCCCCGACCTCGTGGTCCGCTCCCACTTCCTCGGTTCGCTGGACCGGGCCGCGCCCCTGACGCTGAACGGGGTCCCGACCGGAGCGGATTTCACCCGACCCCTTCCCGGACGAGGCGCCCCGACGGAAAGCCGAATGACCGGAAGGTGA
- a CDS encoding toxin-antitoxin system HicB family antitoxin, translating to MDLTPYVDTLRRELAVAAEAGGDEARELAERLTAPLESATRLTMLHVLSAAMDEVTRELAPGSVDVRLRGLDPDFVVTLPPVEGGTPEVTAAPVEPVGAQTPAEGDETGTARVNLRLPAHLKARAEEAASREGLSVNAWLVRAVSAAVDGGTRPRTTQKSQTVGQSFTGWVR from the coding sequence ATGGACCTCACTCCGTATGTCGACACCCTCCGCCGCGAACTGGCGGTGGCCGCCGAAGCCGGCGGCGACGAAGCCCGAGAGCTGGCAGAGAGACTCACCGCTCCCCTGGAGTCGGCGACCCGGCTGACCATGCTCCACGTGCTCTCCGCCGCGATGGACGAGGTCACCCGTGAACTCGCCCCCGGCTCGGTCGACGTACGTCTGCGCGGCCTGGACCCCGACTTCGTGGTGACGCTGCCGCCCGTCGAAGGCGGCACCCCGGAGGTAACCGCCGCCCCCGTCGAACCGGTCGGCGCGCAGACGCCCGCCGAGGGCGACGAGACCGGCACCGCCCGCGTCAACCTGCGTCTGCCCGCCCATCTCAAGGCGCGGGCCGAGGAGGCCGCGAGCCGTGAGGGCCTGTCGGTCAACGCGTGGCTGGTGCGGGCCGTATCGGCCGCGGTCGACGGCGGCACCCGGCCGCGTACGACGCAGAAGTCCCAGACCGTCGGACAGAGCTTCACGGGGTGGGTCCGCTAG
- a CDS encoding AAA family ATPase has protein sequence MVVTVGSARAHGPARSLDTHTAELDALLRHAAAAREGTARAVLVRGPAGIGRTRLLAVASERLAAEGMAVRRVAGLPGAACRVRAVDALLEPPPESPPESPPVRPDAADGPCDAPGPRDTHRDWRRLHRRALELLADGPTALVIDDAQWCDEASMRCADFILRRSAGQPLLIVLAQRTGVPGPGTRVLTEILAQDRCALLELGPLDERETQRMITRVLGAPADQPFVRRCTEITGGNPLLLDRLLHTLRTVGIPPGADALHQLGTVHQSVLASLVPEFLAAGPRPVRQVATALAVLGSAAADPLAALSGLSGRQVESALGRLRHIEAVPADSPPRMREGIRTAVLAALDCQELRGLRVRAARVLSDAGRPAAEVAEQLALLERIDEPWMFAVLREALAEAPTRATVGAAGRWLHGSPGSGLTATERGNLHVELARAAGRTFVSPADALWHLRQALDLMPHPRERAPVAVQYAMMALGTRRAPEALRLLERVLGELRAGTGAGPEPADREVRVTVESALLATAVNDRTALPAARARAAALPVPSGHSPADRRLLAALSAFAALDGGSAGRAAALARKALRADEPGTAGWGVFCCSAVLALADSVDEALTALDQALSPAETHPPLWPRRAALAGRSLILHGIGDVPGAARDAWAAVEAVGPAGAPPFARIALSSVLLSQGEPRQAAAVLDALARSAPDLDRSVWEWQHYLYTKGRILRELGDLEGALELWRRCGRSEEEAGIANPVLAPWWLPTATTLGGLGRGAEAAGIVAAARERARRWGTPRALGLGLIAEASVVEGRDRTGLLGRAVDLLSESPARLDLAKAEYQLGRELLALGDARGARGHLRRAIGLATRCGYRVLAAVARDALVTAGGRMPQLATIPLDSLTHSERRIATLAERGHSNKGIAEALFITPRTVEMHLTNVYRKLDVRGRADLPRGLGRHPGAPRPADGLSATS, from the coding sequence GTGGTGGTCACGGTCGGTTCCGCCCGGGCCCACGGCCCGGCCCGGAGCCTGGACACCCACACCGCCGAACTCGACGCCCTGCTGCGCCACGCCGCGGCCGCCCGGGAGGGGACCGCGCGTGCCGTGCTCGTCAGGGGGCCCGCCGGGATCGGCCGGACCCGTCTGCTGGCCGTCGCGAGCGAGCGTCTGGCGGCCGAGGGCATGGCCGTACGCCGCGTCGCCGGCCTTCCCGGAGCCGCCTGCCGGGTCCGCGCGGTCGACGCCCTCCTCGAACCGCCGCCCGAGAGCCCGCCCGAGAGCCCGCCCGTACGACCGGACGCGGCCGACGGACCGTGCGACGCCCCCGGGCCGCGCGATACGCACCGCGACTGGCGCCGGCTGCACCGGCGCGCCCTGGAGCTGCTCGCCGACGGCCCCACCGCCCTGGTCATCGACGACGCCCAGTGGTGCGACGAAGCCTCCATGCGCTGCGCCGACTTCATCCTGCGCCGGTCCGCCGGGCAGCCCCTGCTGATCGTCCTGGCCCAGCGCACCGGCGTCCCGGGCCCCGGTACCCGGGTGCTCACAGAGATCCTCGCCCAGGACCGCTGCGCCCTCCTGGAACTCGGGCCGCTGGACGAGCGCGAAACCCAGCGAATGATCACGCGCGTCCTCGGAGCCCCGGCCGACCAGCCGTTCGTCCGGCGCTGCACGGAGATCACCGGCGGCAACCCGCTGCTGCTCGACCGACTGCTCCACACCCTGCGCACCGTGGGGATCCCGCCGGGCGCCGACGCCCTGCACCAGCTGGGCACCGTCCACCAGAGCGTGCTGGCCTCCCTGGTCCCCGAGTTCCTCGCCGCCGGCCCCCGCCCCGTCCGGCAGGTGGCCACGGCCCTCGCCGTGCTCGGCAGCGCCGCCGCCGACCCGCTCGCCGCGCTCAGCGGGCTGAGCGGACGGCAGGTGGAGTCCGCGCTGGGCCGGCTGCGCCACATCGAGGCCGTACCGGCCGACTCTCCGCCGCGGATGCGCGAGGGGATCCGCACGGCGGTCCTCGCGGCCCTGGACTGCCAGGAGCTGCGCGGACTGCGGGTCCGCGCCGCCCGGGTCCTCAGCGACGCCGGGCGCCCCGCGGCCGAAGTCGCCGAGCAGCTCGCCCTGCTGGAGCGGATCGACGAACCGTGGATGTTCGCCGTGCTGCGCGAAGCCCTCGCCGAAGCACCGACCCGTGCGACCGTCGGGGCCGCCGGCCGCTGGCTGCACGGTTCCCCGGGCAGCGGGCTCACCGCCACCGAGCGCGGCAACCTGCACGTCGAACTGGCCCGCGCGGCGGGCCGTACCTTCGTCTCGCCCGCGGACGCGCTGTGGCACCTGCGCCAGGCACTCGACCTCATGCCGCACCCGCGGGAACGGGCACCCGTCGCAGTGCAGTACGCCATGATGGCGCTCGGCACCCGCCGGGCCCCCGAGGCGCTGCGATTACTGGAGCGGGTGCTGGGCGAGCTGCGCGCCGGGACCGGTGCCGGCCCGGAGCCCGCCGACCGCGAAGTGCGCGTCACCGTCGAATCCGCCCTGCTGGCCACGGCGGTGAACGACCGGACGGCCCTGCCCGCGGCCCGCGCCCGGGCCGCCGCCCTGCCCGTGCCGAGCGGACACAGCCCGGCCGACCGGCGGCTGCTCGCGGCCCTCAGCGCCTTCGCCGCGCTGGACGGCGGATCCGCGGGCCGGGCGGCCGCGCTCGCCCGCAAGGCCCTGCGCGCCGACGAGCCGGGCACCGCGGGCTGGGGCGTGTTCTGCTGCTCGGCCGTGCTCGCGCTCGCCGACTCCGTCGACGAAGCACTGACGGCACTGGACCAGGCGCTGTCCCCGGCCGAGACCCACCCGCCGCTGTGGCCGCGCCGCGCCGCGCTGGCGGGCAGGTCCCTGATCCTCCACGGCATCGGCGACGTACCCGGCGCCGCACGGGACGCCTGGGCCGCCGTCGAGGCCGTCGGACCGGCCGGGGCCCCACCGTTCGCGCGCATCGCGCTGAGCTCCGTACTCCTCTCCCAGGGCGAGCCCCGGCAGGCGGCCGCCGTACTCGACGCGCTCGCCCGTTCCGCGCCCGACCTGGACCGGAGCGTCTGGGAATGGCAGCACTACCTGTACACGAAGGGCCGGATCCTACGGGAACTGGGCGATCTGGAAGGCGCCCTGGAACTGTGGCGCCGCTGCGGCCGCAGCGAGGAGGAGGCCGGCATCGCCAACCCGGTCCTGGCCCCCTGGTGGCTGCCCACCGCCACCACCCTCGGCGGCCTGGGCCGGGGAGCCGAAGCCGCCGGCATCGTCGCGGCCGCCCGGGAACGCGCCCGCCGCTGGGGCACGCCGCGCGCCCTGGGCCTGGGCCTGATCGCGGAGGCCTCGGTCGTCGAAGGCCGCGACCGTACGGGCCTGCTGGGCCGGGCCGTCGACCTGCTGTCCGAGTCCCCGGCCCGGCTGGACCTCGCCAAGGCCGAATACCAGCTCGGCCGTGAACTGCTCGCCCTCGGGGACGCCCGCGGCGCCCGCGGCCATCTGCGCCGGGCCATCGGCCTCGCCACCCGCTGCGGCTACCGCGTGCTCGCCGCCGTCGCGCGCGACGCGCTGGTGACCGCGGGAGGCCGGATGCCGCAGCTCGCGACCATCCCCCTCGACTCCCTCACCCACAGCGAGCGCCGGATCGCGACGCTCGCCGAGCGCGGCCACAGCAACAAGGGGATCGCGGAAGCCCTGTTCATCACCCCGCGCACGGTGGAGATGCACCTGACCAACGTCTACCGCAAGCTCGACGTGCGCGGCCGCGCCGACCTGCCGCGCGGCCTCGGCCGCCACCCCGGCGCGCCCAGACCGGCGGACGGCCTCTCCGCCACGTCCTGA
- a CDS encoding ABC transporter permease, with protein sequence MSTLTLAARDSATMLRRNLLHARRYPSLTLNLLLTPVMLLLLFVYILGDTMSAGIAGGTPDRSAYIAYVVPGLLLMTIGSTTIGTAVSVSNDMTEGIIARFRTMAIHRPSVLVGHVVGSVLQCVASVVLIAAVAAAIGFRSTDATALEWLAALALLTLFALALTWIAVGMGLVSPNAEAASNSALPLILLPLLSSAFTPVHSMPGWFQPIARYQPFTPAIETLRGLLLGTGIGNNGWLAIAWCVGLTVLGYLWSTARFNTDPK encoded by the coding sequence ATGAGCACCCTGACCCTCGCCGCCCGCGACTCGGCCACGATGCTGCGCCGCAACCTCCTGCACGCCCGCCGCTACCCCTCCCTCACCCTCAACCTCCTCCTCACCCCCGTCATGCTCCTGCTCCTCTTCGTCTACATCCTGGGCGACACCATGAGCGCGGGCATCGCAGGCGGCACCCCCGACCGCTCCGCCTACATCGCCTACGTCGTCCCCGGCCTGCTCCTGATGACCATCGGCAGCACCACCATCGGCACCGCCGTCTCCGTCTCCAACGACATGACCGAAGGGATCATCGCCCGCTTCCGCACCATGGCCATCCACCGCCCCTCGGTGCTCGTCGGGCACGTCGTCGGCAGCGTCCTGCAGTGCGTGGCCAGCGTGGTCCTCATCGCGGCCGTCGCCGCCGCCATCGGCTTCCGCTCCACCGACGCCACCGCCCTGGAATGGCTCGCCGCCCTCGCACTCCTGACCCTCTTCGCCCTCGCCCTCACCTGGATCGCCGTCGGCATGGGCCTGGTCAGCCCCAACGCCGAGGCCGCCAGCAACTCCGCGCTGCCGCTGATCCTGCTGCCGCTGCTCTCCAGCGCCTTCACCCCGGTCCACTCCATGCCCGGCTGGTTCCAGCCCATCGCCCGGTACCAGCCCTTCACCCCCGCCATCGAAACCCTCCGCGGCCTCCTCCTCGGCACCGGGATCGGCAACAACGGCTGGCTCGCCATCGCCTGGTGCGTCGGCCTCACGGTCCTCGGCTACCTCTGGTCGACCGCCAGGTTCAACACCGACCCGAAGTAG